In the genome of Paraburkholderia azotifigens, the window TTAAGAACCTTAAAGTACGTCGGAGCAAGACAGATTGACCGAAGCCCAATGAACCGGCGGTTTATGCTTGTTAGCCGGCCGCCCGCGCTAATGTCGCATATGCCTCCTTGCAAAGAAACTTGCTTGCGGAGCACTCATGTCTCTTCGACAGGTTATTCTCGCCCTCATCCTGCTTTTTTCTTTAGGCGCCAGCGCACAGGAAACTGGAAAGCGGGAAGATGTAAAGGTGGTCAAGATAGGGATCGCCGCGCCGCTGACCGGCTTTTCGGCATCGAATGGAAAGGATGTCGAGAATGCCGCTCGTCTCGCGTTCGAGGAAGCCAACTCGCAGAGTCTCAAAATCGGTGGAAAGAAAGTCGAATTTCAGATCGACGCGCAGGACGATGCCGCTGATCCCAAAACCGCTGTGCTCGTCGCACAGCGCTTTGTCGACGAAGGTGTGAGCGGGGTCATTGGTCACTACAATTCTGGATGTTCTGTCGCGGCATCCGCAGTGTACCGGCGGGCCGGAATTCCGCAGATTTCGCCGACGTCGAGTTCACCTTCGTACACCGCGCAAGGCTTCGAAACCACCTTTCGGACAATCAGCAACGACGATCAGATGGCATTGCTCGCGGCAACCTACTCGGTTGAGCGGTTGGGAGCGAAGCATATCGCGGTTATTGACGATAGCACCGACTACGGCACAAACCTGGTAACGGAATACGTGAAGGCGATTCAGAAGCGTGGCGCTCAACTCGTCTCGTGGCAGTACACCACAGCAAACGCCATCGACTTCCGAGCCCTGCTCACAACGATCAAGGGCTTGAACCCCGACCTGATCTTCTATGTCGGTCAGGACATACAAGCCGCCGGTCTGGCGAAACAGATTCGTCAGCTCGGTATCAGGGCCCGCTTCATGGGAGAAGGTGGATTCACGAATGACCATTTTCTTCAGCTTGCCGGCCCGGGCGCGAAAGGAATGCTCAGCTGGGAATACGGACTTCCGCGCGACCGAATGCCTCGAGCGGCCGAACTCGACGCCAAACTGAAGTCCCGGTTCGGCGTTGGGATCGTGCAGTTCGCTCCGCTCGCCTACGACGCTGCATGGGCAATGATCTATGCGATGAAATCGGCCGATTCGACCGACCCGCAACAATACATCAAGGCCCTGCGAACGAATTACTTTGATGGAATCACTGGCACGATTGCATTCACTCACACTGGCGATCTGAGGAACGCCTCGGCAACGCTTTACGAAGAACAAAACGGGAAATGGGTCGTCCTGGCGGTCGAGAAAACCTCGGCAAGGTGATCTGCCGTGCGGTCGCAGACTGCAGGCTCATGATCGGGCCGAATTTCTCTCCAACCAACGTAGTGCTGGTCAGATGGAGCGCGTGAGCCCTCCATCGACCTGGATGATGTCGCGTAATGCACGCTGCGCCGTCCGACGGCAGACGTCCTCAGGTTTTCTCAATGCGCGGTCATTGAGCGATGACAGACTTCGATCGTCGAGCGCGGGCATCGATCGGCTGGCTGACTTTGCGCAACGCCAAGGCGGCGAGAGATGCAACGAGCCCCCCTGCAGCGAGCGGCATATATGCCCATCCCCACTGATGAGTCCAATCAAGCGTTGCTCCGAATGCCATGGGCGCAAGCGCGCCAGCGCCGAAGCCGAGGATCGACCGCACCCCCATCACGCGCCCCAGACAGGCTGCAGGCACCTCGTCCGTCATTGCAGCCGACAGGACTCCAGAATCAGCAAGAATAAAGAAGCTACCAACGGCGGCCAGGGCAATCACCCAGCCGGCTCCCCATTGCTCCGACCAACCCATGAGCACGGAGC includes:
- a CDS encoding branched-chain amino acid ABC transporter substrate-binding protein, coding for MSLRQVILALILLFSLGASAQETGKREDVKVVKIGIAAPLTGFSASNGKDVENAARLAFEEANSQSLKIGGKKVEFQIDAQDDAADPKTAVLVAQRFVDEGVSGVIGHYNSGCSVAASAVYRRAGIPQISPTSSSPSYTAQGFETTFRTISNDDQMALLAATYSVERLGAKHIAVIDDSTDYGTNLVTEYVKAIQKRGAQLVSWQYTTANAIDFRALLTTIKGLNPDLIFYVGQDIQAAGLAKQIRQLGIRARFMGEGGFTNDHFLQLAGPGAKGMLSWEYGLPRDRMPRAAELDAKLKSRFGVGIVQFAPLAYDAAWAMIYAMKSADSTDPQQYIKALRTNYFDGITGTIAFTHTGDLRNASATLYEEQNGKWVVLAVEKTSAR